Genomic segment of Myxococcus stipitatus:
TCTCGGCGTCGTTGAGGTCGACGGTGATGACCTTCTCCACGCCGCCCGCGCCGATCTGCACGGGGGTGCCGAAGAAGTAGTCGTTGATGCCGTACTGGCCCTTCAGCAGCGCCGCGGCAGGCAGGATGCGCTTGCGGTCGAAGATGAAGCTCTCCGCCATGGCGATGGAGGACGCGGCCGGCCCGAAGTAGGCGCTGCCCGTCTTGTACAGGCCCACCAGCTCCGCGCCGCCCTTGCGGGTGCGGTCGACGATGGCGTCCAGCTTGTCCTTCGCGATGAGCTCCGTGAGGGGCACGCCGCCCACGGTGCTGTGGCGCACGAGCGGAACCATGTCGTCACCGTGGCCGCCGAGCACCAGCGCCTCCACGTCACGGATGGAGCAGCCCAGGGCCTCCGCCACGAAGCACTTGAAGCGGCTGGTGTCCAGCACGCCCGCCATGCCCACGACCATGTTGTCCGGCAGGCCGGCGATCTTGTGGAGCGCGTACACCATCGCGTCCAGCGGGTTGGCCACGTTGATGACGAAGGCGCCCGGGGCGTGAACCTTGATGTTCGCCGCCACGTCCTTCATGATCTTGAGGTTGACCTCGAGCAGGTCCTCGCGGCTCATGCCCGGCTTGCGGGGCATGCCGGCCGTGATGATGACCACGTCCGAGCCAGCGACGTCCTTCCAGTCGGTGGTGCCGGTGACGCGACAGTCGTAGCCGTCCACCGCGGCGAGCTGGTTGATGTCCAGCGCCTTGCCCTTGACCAGACCCTCGGCCACCGGGATGTCGTACAGGACCACGTCACCCAGCGACTTCTGCACCGCGAGCAGCGCGAGGTTGCCACCGATCTGCCCGCCGCCGATGAGGCCAATCTTCTTCTTGCGATTCTGAGCCATGGATTCGCCGTCTCCCATTTCCCCGTGAGGGGAATTACATGTGCTTGATGATGGCCTGACCGAACTCGGAGCACTTCACCTCGGTCACCCCGGACTGCCCCTCCTGCTTCATCAGGCGGGCGAAGTCGTATGTCACCGTCTTGGCGGCGATGGCGCGGTCCATGCCCTTGATCATCAGGTCCGCGGCCTCGTGCCAGCCCAGGTGACGGAACATCATCTCACCGGAGAGGATGACGGAGCCCGGGTTCACCTTGTCTTGGTCCGCGTACTTGGGCGCCGTGCCGTGCGTCGCCTCGAAGACCGCGTGGCCCGTCACGTAGTTGATGTTGCCACCCGGCGCGATGCCGATGCCGCCCACCTGGGCCGCCAGCGCGTCCGACAGGTAGTCGCCGTTGAGGTTCAGCGTGGCGATGACGTCGAACTCGTCCGGACGCGTCAGCACCTGCTGCAGCGTGATGTCCGCGATGGAGTCCTTGATGATGATCTTGCCGGCGGCCACGGCGGCCTTCTGCTCGGCGTTGGCCGCGTCCTCGCCCTTGGCGGCCTTGGTCACTTCCCACTGGTCCCAGGTGTAGACCTTGTCACCGAACTCCCGCGCGGCCAGGCCGTAGCCCCACTGGCGGAAGGCGCCCTCGGTGAACTTCATGATGTTGCCCTTGTGGACCAGCGTGACGCTCTTGCGCTTGTGGTCCACCGCGTACTGGATGGCCGCGCGGATGAGGCGCTCGCTGCCCTCCTTGGACACGGGCTTGACGCCCAGGCCGATGTTCGACGGGAAGCGGATCTTCCCGAACTCCTTCGGGAACTCCTGCTTGAGCAGGCCCAGGAACTTCTCCGCCGCCGCGGTGCCGGCCTCGAACTCGATGCCCGCATAGATGTCCTCCGTGTTCTCACGGAAGATGGTCATGTCCACCTTCTCCGGCGTCTTCACGGGGCTGGGCACGCCCTTGAAGTAACGGACGGGACGCAGGCAGACGTACAGGTCCAGCAGCTGGCGCAGCGCCACGTTCAGCGAGCGGATGCCGCCACCGACGGGCGTGGTCAGCGGGCCCTTGATGCCGACCAGGTAGGTGCGGAAGGCCTCGACCGTCTCATCGGGAAGCCAGTTGTTGACCTGCTTGAAGGACTTCTCGCCGGCGAGGACCTCGTACCAGGCGATCTTCTTCTTGCCCTTGTAGGCCTTCTCCACCGCGGCGTCGAAGACCGCCTGGGACGCGCGCCAGATGTCGCGGCCAGTGCCGTCGCCCTCGATGTAGGGGATGATCGGGTGATCCGGGACGGACAGCTTGCCGTTCTGGAGGGAGATCTTCTCGCCGGACGACGGGGGCGCCATGGACGTACTCCTGGAAGGTGTGGCCGTGTAAGAATTGGCGCGGGATAGTCGAGAACCCGCCCCCCTCCCGTCAAGGAGTTTGGCCAGCCTTCCAGGTTGCCGGACTTATCGGACCCAGCGGCGCGGCACGGGCAGCGTGCCCGTCCCCCACGCGGCCGGCGAAGTCCTCGCGACGCTGAACCGGGCGCGACTACCAGCTGGCCATGCCAGGCGCCGGCAGCTCCACCGTCACGGTAAGCCCCGCCTCCGCGCCCCGCTCGGCGGTCAGCGAGCCCCCCACGGATTCCACCAGCTCGCGCGCCCGCGCCAGCCGCCGGTGCGTCGCCCCCACCAACATGGGCGACAGGAACACCGACCGCAGCTCCCGCTCCGACAGCCGGGCGTCCGGCGTCACCACCTGGAAGCGCGGCGGCTCGTCCCCGAAGTCATCCGGGGGCGCCAGCGTCAATCGCACCTCACCCTCCCCCGCGCAATCCGCCGCGTGGGCCAACAACAGCAACAACACCTGGCGTGTACGCCGCTGGCCCGTCCGCGCCAGGACGGCCTCGCCCGGAAGCTCCAGCTTCACCTGGTTACCGCGAATTCTTTTCTTGGCTTCCAGTAGTTTCACGGATTCAATAACAAGCGCCGACACATCCACGCGGTGAAAGTCTGGCCCGTCCACGAGCTCCAGGAGGGGCGCGGGGGCCACGCGATTCGCGCTCCGCTCCGCTTCACCGGAAGTCCGTTCCACCGTGTTGTGCGCCGCACTCATCCGCACCTCGCCCTATTGACGTGTCCGAAGGATTCTACCGGCGAAGTCCGACACTCTCCATTTCACTACGAGGAAGTGCAGGGGGCGTGATTGACTGCCGACATTACAGTTGCGCGACATCTTCCCGATGGGCTTGTTGGGTCCTGGGCATGCTTTTCGTGAAACCTAAAGAAATGACCTGTCACGGTTGACCCAGTGCCCTAGATTCTCGCCTTGACGAAAACAGCAAGGCTGCACAAATTCGATTTGACTGTTCCTCCTGTCTCCGTATGATGCGGACTCATAGCGAAATCGTGCCCACCGCAGCGCCGATGGAACAGGGAGGACCTGTTGTGCTTGCAACTTCGCCATCCGCATCAGGCGTTCCTCACTACCGGAGAAGGGGGCTCCTGGACATGGAAGGGGGAAACCCACTCTCCGACCGGCGGACGGTCGAGTTCGACAGCCGCGACGCATTCATCAACGTGATTCCGCTGCCGCCAGCGGAAGCCGCACTCGACGACTCGGGCTACTCGCTGCACGGCCGGGGTCCCAACGTCATCACCTGCGCGTTGGGCACGCCCGACGCGACCGTGGGCGAGGTCACCCGCCTGAGCCCCACGGTGGTCTGGGTGATGCCGCGGGGCCCGGTGAATCCCACCGAGTCCTCCACGCTCCCGGTCTTCCTGAAGGGCCGTGGCCACACCATCGGTCCTCTCGTGGGTGCGTTCATCCGCGCCGACGCGGAGACGGCGAATGCCCCCGTCGGGCTTCAGCTGGTGGGTGTGACGGTGGAGCAAGGCCGCCAGATTCTCGCGCTGTTGGCGGATTCGTTGCGCCACGGCGTCGCGGAGCCGGCGGCGTCTGCCTTGCCGGTGCAAGACATCATCGAGCAGCCGGAGCGCATCCGCTCCATCCTCACCGCCATCTGCGCGTCTGGGAACAAGGGCGTGCTGCGGCGCATGGGCCGCTCGGTCCGGATGGTGTTGGAGCGCTTCAACTCGGCGACGTCGCAGCTCGAGTGGCGCACCGACGAAGCGGTGTCCGATTGGGGCGACGCGCCCTACGATGTGGATGTCATTGGCTACAACAGTGCCTATCGCATGCAATTGCAGGCAGGCGGCGCGAATGGGGATCGGCTCTTCACGCCGCTTCCGGCCAGCATCTCCCGCATCCGTCACCGCTGGCACCGCCGCGTTCCCGCCCCCGAGGGCGCCCGCGTGCGCTTCCACCACCCGCTGTGGCGCGAGCTGGGTGAGCTCCAGCGCGAGGTGGTGGACCTGTCCTTCTCCGGCCTGTGCATCCGCGGCAAGCCGGAGGACCTGATGTTCCCGGGCCTGCTGCCGCCTCACATCGAGCTGGAGACGGCCGAGGGCCTGACGCTGACGCTGCGCGGAGAGCTGCGCTACGTCACCAGCCCCCGCGCGGACGGCACCGTCCTGTGCGGCCTGAGCGTGCAGCCCTACTCCGTCGACGAGGCGCGCTGGGTGCGCTTCGTGTCGCAGACGACCTCCCCCGCCACTCGCACCAGCGAGGACATGGAGGAAGGGCTGTGGGATTTATTCACGCGGTCCGGCTTCTTCAGCCTCGCGGGCAAGTCCACCGAGGAGTTCGACGAGCTTCGCCAGGCCTTCCGTGGCATGGCCAAGCGCGGCGCGGAGATTCCGCAGCTCTTCTGCCAGGCGGTGTGGCCGTCGGAGCGTGGCCCCGAGGCGACGCTGTCCTTCATGAAGCCCTACCGCCACGCGTGGATGGGGCACCAGGTCGCCAAGCGCCCTGGCAAGCCGCCGGCGAGCGTGGTGGAGCCCGGGCAGATCATGCGCGACCTGTACGTGCGCACGTTCGAGCATCCGCAGAGCGACCCGGACTTCCGCTGGGTGGTCGCCTACGTGGAAGCGCTCAACCCTTGGATTGCCAAGGCACACGTGCGCTACGCCGAGCGGCAGATGGAGACGGGCCAGGGCCTGGCCTTCACCCGCAAGGTCCACATGTTGGATGTCTTCACCCACGAACAGACGGGCCTGTCCCACGAGGGCATCCAGGTGGGGCTCGCCACGCCGCATGAGCTGACGCTGCT
This window contains:
- a CDS encoding sensor histidine kinase: MSAAHNTVERTSGEAERSANRVAPAPLLELVDGPDFHRVDVSALVIESVKLLEAKKRIRGNQVKLELPGEAVLARTGQRRTRQVLLLLLAHAADCAGEGEVRLTLAPPDDFGDEPPRFQVVTPDARLSERELRSVFLSPMLVGATHRRLARARELVESVGGSLTAERGAEAGLTVTVELPAPGMASW
- the icd gene encoding NADP-dependent isocitrate dehydrogenase; the protein is MAPPSSGEKISLQNGKLSVPDHPIIPYIEGDGTGRDIWRASQAVFDAAVEKAYKGKKKIAWYEVLAGEKSFKQVNNWLPDETVEAFRTYLVGIKGPLTTPVGGGIRSLNVALRQLLDLYVCLRPVRYFKGVPSPVKTPEKVDMTIFRENTEDIYAGIEFEAGTAAAEKFLGLLKQEFPKEFGKIRFPSNIGLGVKPVSKEGSERLIRAAIQYAVDHKRKSVTLVHKGNIMKFTEGAFRQWGYGLAAREFGDKVYTWDQWEVTKAAKGEDAANAEQKAAVAAGKIIIKDSIADITLQQVLTRPDEFDVIATLNLNGDYLSDALAAQVGGIGIAPGGNINYVTGHAVFEATHGTAPKYADQDKVNPGSVILSGEMMFRHLGWHEAADLMIKGMDRAIAAKTVTYDFARLMKQEGQSGVTEVKCSEFGQAIIKHM
- the mdh gene encoding malate dehydrogenase encodes the protein MAQNRKKKIGLIGGGQIGGNLALLAVQKSLGDVVLYDIPVAEGLVKGKALDINQLAAVDGYDCRVTGTTDWKDVAGSDVVIITAGMPRKPGMSREDLLEVNLKIMKDVAANIKVHAPGAFVINVANPLDAMVYALHKIAGLPDNMVVGMAGVLDTSRFKCFVAEALGCSIRDVEALVLGGHGDDMVPLVRHSTVGGVPLTELIAKDKLDAIVDRTRKGGAELVGLYKTGSAYFGPAASSIAMAESFIFDRKRILPAAALLKGQYGINDYFFGTPVQIGAGGVEKVITVDLNDAEKAELTKSFNSVKGTVDSVKL